The following are encoded in a window of Sminthopsis crassicaudata isolate SCR6 chromosome 5, ASM4859323v1, whole genome shotgun sequence genomic DNA:
- the C1QL4 gene encoding complement C1q-like protein 4, which produces MVLLLLVAIPLLVHSSRGPAHYEMLGRCRMVCDPHGPRGPDPDGSPASAPPLSPGAKGETGRRGKAGLRGPPGPQGPRGPPGEPGRQGPPGPPGPGPGGAVPAAYSPRIAFYAGLRRPHEGYEVLRFDDVVTNVGNAYEAASGKFTCPMPGVYFFAYHVLMRGGDGTSMWADLMKNGQVRASAIAQDADQNYDYASNSVILHLDVGDEVFIKLDGGKVHGGNTNKYSTFSGFIIYPD; this is translated from the exons ATGGTGCTGTTGCTACTTGTGGCCATCCCGCTGCTCGTGCACAGCTCCCGCGGGCCCGCGCACTACGAGATGCTGGGCCGCTGCCGCATGGTTTGTGACCCTCACGGGCCCCGTGGCCCAGATCCCGACGGGTCACCCGCTTCTGCACCTCCGTTATCCCCAGGAGCCAAAGGCGAGACTGGCCGGAGGGGCAAAGCTGGGCTTCGAGGACCCCCTGGTCCACAGGGTCCGAGAGGTCCCCCAGGAGAGCCCGGCAGACAAGGTCCCCCCGGACCCCCAGGACCAGGCCCCGGAGGCGCAGTGCCCGCTGCCTACTCTCCTCGGATCGCCTTCTACGCCGGCCTGCGTCGGCCTCATGAAGGCTACGAGGTGCTGCGCTTCGACGACGTGGTGACCAACGTAGGCAACGCATACGAGGCGGCCAGTGGCAAGTTCACCTGTCCCATGCCTGGTGTATATTTCTTTGCCTACCACGTGCTGATGCGCGGAGGCGACGGCACCAGCATGTGGGCAGATCTGATGAAGAACGGGCAG GTCCGGGCCAGTGCCATCGCCCAGGATGCGGACCAGAACTACGACTACGCCAGCAACAGCGTCATCCTGCACCTGGATGTGGGGGATGAGGTGTTCATCAAACTGGATGGTGGCAAGGTGCACGGCGGGAACACCAATAAGTACAGCACCTTCTCTGGCTTCATCATCTACCCGGACTGA